One genomic segment of Physeter macrocephalus isolate SW-GA unplaced genomic scaffold, ASM283717v5 random_2094, whole genome shotgun sequence includes these proteins:
- the LOC112062690 gene encoding centrosomal protein of 78 kDa-like: MNSTVSSSPKEEKKALEEEKSESKQGAPGQMQNIQVSICMQSAYNEGTLMKFQKIAGDARIPLPLDSFHVPVSSQEVLETSKDNLGSQSQSSGRSLRKISLLEHVLLQRTSVLGLEVKKKKRNYLEIAGLLQRK, from the exons ATGAATTCTACGGTTAGTAGTTcacctaaagaagaaaagaaggcacttgaagaagaaaaatcagaatcaaaGCAGGGTGCCCCAGGACAAATGCAAAATATCCAA GTTTCTATCTGTATGCAGTCAGCTTACAATGAAGGAACACTAATGAAG TTTCAGAAAATTGCAGGTGATGCTAGGATTCCTTTGCCTCTCGACTCCTTCCATGTCCCAGTCTCTAGTCAGGAGGTCTTAGAAACTTCCAAAGACAACCTGGGGTCCCAGTCACAGAGCAGCGGCAGGAGTCTTCGGAAGATTTCATTGCTAGAACATGTTCTCCTTCAGCGGACGTCAGTTCTGGGACTGGAagtcaaaaaaaagaagaggaattatCTAGAAATAGCAggtcttcttcagagaaaatga